GAAAACCGCGCCGAGGAGATACTTCCATGATCCGACCCTCCCGCTGGAGGCGATGCTCATCGCCCCTCCTTCTTAGCGATACCCGCGTCTGCGGCGGTTGGCGGCGACGCAGTCATCCGGTCGCCGGCCAGCGTTTCGCACACCACGGATGTCGGCAGCCCAGCCTGCAAGCCAGGAATGCAGGCCGGCAGAATCCCCGAGCTGTAATACGCTGAACTTCCCTTTAAGAGAGCCTCGCGGTCCGGCTTTTCGACCTTCCAGTACGCGCCGAACTTGGCAATGAACACTTCCCAACGCAGGATGGACGGCCGTTTGGTCGCCGTCTTATTCGACTGCAAGCGCCAGTCCGCCACCGCGCACAAATACGCATAGAACTTCGGATCGCTCGACGCCAGCCCGCCGCCGATTGCCAGGTCGTAAGCGGTCACGTTGCGATGGTTTGCCGCGCTGCCGAAAATGGAGCCGTGAAAGGATTTTGGACTGACCTCGTGCTGCCAGCGCTTGCGCGCCTCGTTCGGGCTTTCCTGAATCTGCGCCATGACCTTGCCGTTGGACAGCCGCGTGGCTGCCAATACCTTCCGGCGCCCTTCGGGCCCATGCCCATCGAGCTTGCGCTCCCGGTTGTAGCGCTCCTCGATGCGCTTGCAATCGGCTTGCGACAAGACCTCGAAATCATCCGAACGTCGCGTCGTTCCGGACGGGTCGGGGCATTCTTCATGCATGATGTTCAGGCCCTTGCCGCTTGTAATTGCAATCGCCGCATCGATCGGGTCGACTGCTTCGCACGGCCCCTGGTCCCTGGTAGGCGTCCTGGACTGCTTCGAGGTCTTTGGGATGTTCCTTGGGTCAACCTGGCCGCGTCCGCGCAGATCCGCCGCGACCGGCACCCGCAAGGCTTCGCCGTTAATGCTGCGAATTCCCTCGCGTCTGGCAGGATCGGATTGCGCCGCATGTGACGTAGCGGGCTTTGGCGGCCAGGCCACTTCGGGGTGATTTGCGCGCAGGGTGCGGTTTGCGCCTGCCACATGGGCGTGATCGTCTTCATCCTCGATGCGCAGCGCGAAATCGTGCGGCGCTTGACCCACCAGGACCGGCCCTACCGTCTTTGTCGCCGGATCGTGGCGCTGCTTTCCGGTAAATACCCGCTGATAGAACTGACGGCCCAACTCTTCCAGCGGCCGACGGTCCTGCTGCTCGGTCTTGAACTGCCTCGACGCTCCGCCCCAGACACTGCGCCTGGTCCCCGGATCGTTCTTCGACAGTGCTGTCCCGCGCATGAAGTCGGGCACGCCCTGCCAGCCGATGCCTTTCATATTGTCGAGCGCTACCGTCATGTCTTCCGGGCAGAAATACAGGTAGACCTTGCCTCGATTGTCGCGGTCGCTACCGGCACGCCATCGTGCGCCGACCATCCCGTGGTGTTTCCCTTGGTCGGTCAGCGCGGTGAACGCCGGCGCCGTGTGTTTTTTGGCAGCCACTCCCTTGACAATATTGGCCAGCGTGCGCAAGCGTGCGTCGAAGCTCTGGCGCGACTTGAGCACATCGTACTGCCCTTGCATGGCGGCGTCCGTTCCACTCTTGAACATTTCCGACACCCCCACCAGGTAACCGGCCTCTTCTTCCAGGCTGTATGGTGGATGGGTCAGGATCAGCGTATCGGCCGGCCGCTGTGCATCGTCGAGCAGGAAAGCCTGGGCCAGCAGGCTGACCAGGCAGCCCTGGCTATGCGCGACGACGTTCACGACGTCGTTGGCATCATAATCGCGGATCATGGCAATCAGGGCCGCCAGCCGCCTGGCCGCGAGCACCATGTACATGCGCCCGGGTGCGCTGTACACCGGGCGCACCGGGTCGCCGCCCACGTCCACCGGCGAGCATATTCCCCGGTTCCACATATCGGGCAGGGTGCTGGTGGCATTCGCAAATGGACCGCCGCCTTTCGCCAGGTCCAGGTCCAGGCGGTTGCCGTAGCGGTCCGTGCGCTGGCCATTTCTTGTTCCTGCATCCTTGAACGTCTCCCGATACCCCCAGTAGAAAGGAATGACGGGGCTATGCGTCGCAAGCTGGGTCGTGCGCTTGAAGAACACCGCGTCCGGATCTTTTTCCAGCACGTCCTTGTCTTTGTCAGTGGGTAGCCGATATGTCCCCGGCACGAAGCGTCCCGGCTTGCCATGCAGCCGGATATCCAGGCCGGCACACAGGCCTTCCTCGACCGCGCCATAGCTGGTGCCGACATCGTTCACGCCATGGACGACGATGACGTTGCAGGGCAAGTCGGGCTTGATATCGACTTTCTTGTCCGACTTGCGTGCACACTGGAGTACGCTCGCGTCCTGCCCGATGCAATACGGTTCTCGCGGATACAGCATGCAACTCTCCTTACTGCTCGTCGCTCAGGATGCGGATGTTCGCGATATGCATCGCATCGCGTGCCAGCAGTTCGGTCTTGCCCTCGGCATCACTCATGCCTTTGAGCGTACTGCCGTCGCTCATCTCGATCTCGAAACGGCGGTTGGCGGCGGCCACCGGATCGTCGCCATGGGCGCCGTACTTCAGCACGAATTTCTGGTCCGGCGCGCCGCTGTCAAAGGTCGGCAATTCGGCCGTCATCGTGGCCGGGCCGTCCAGGGGAAAACGTGCAGCCTGTTGCTTGATGTCGCCTTTGGTACCGAGCGAGATACCGTCTCCGATCTTGATGAACGACCCGTCCTCGGTAATAAACTGGATTTCCTTCGCCATCAGCACGATCTTGCCGTCGGTTGCCGTGACCTTGACATTCTTGGCAGAATTAAGCTCGGTATCGTCGTGCTGGCTCTGCAGCAAGAACTTGCCGTGATGGGCAATGGCCCGGATTCCGCCATGGTGCGAGAACATCGACACCCCCTGCCCAGCATGCAAGTGCAAGCGCTGGCCTGCGCTCAGCTGGATGTGCTGCTGGGCTACCGTATCGACGTTGGTGCCGGCAAAGCTGACCAGCGCCTTGGGTGTGGCGAAGCTGATGCCATCGGGCGCTGTGATGCCGATCACGGCTGCGCCGCCGCCCTGCCCTTCGGGCGCCGTGTTGCTCCCGTTTTCCCATTGCTCCAGCCGCGACTTGAGTTGGCCGAGTGGCTCCGCGTCGAGCAACGCGCCCTGGTGCTGCGCGGCATGGTTGCCCAAGTTCTGGCACTGCTCCAGGCATTGCTCCATCAGCGACAGGAACTCGGCGCGGGCAAGCTGGCCATCGACCGCATTGAGGCGCTGCCAGGCCGTCAACAGCATGCCTTTGGCTGCGCGCACGGCCACATGTTCATCGCTGCGCAGTTCTGCGCCTTCGCCACGCGCCGCGCCCACGCCATCGTGCCGCGGGTGACGCAAGTGACCGAGATTGAGCTGGCTGTGGCCGTGTTCACTGGCGAGCTGGGCGCTGATCTGGCCCGGCGTATCGTCCATGCGAAGCTGGTTGCAGCGTTGCCCCTTTACCTCGCGGCTCTTTATCCCCGACAAGAACCGATTGCCCGGCAGTCCGCCGGCATGGGAAAAATCCGGAGGAGGCGTCCTGCAACCATGCACGCGGCCTGTAATGACGGGCCGATCCGGGTCGCCACCAAGGAAACTGACAAGGCATTCTTCTCCGGCGCGGGGCAGCGAAATCGTCCCGTAGTGTCCGCCCGCCCAGGAGCTCGCGACCCGGATCCACGCCGAATCGTTCGCGCTATCCAATGCTCCGGCGCCCTGGCCGTGCGCATGGCCGCTCGGCCGGGAGGCGGGAAAGCGCACCTTGACCCGGCCTTGCCGGTCGCAATGGATTTCGTCGTCGCCTGGCGCGACCACAAACACACTCTGTATTTGTGTGGGCGGCAAGTCGATCGCGGGATCGAACAGCGGAACGATGGGAATGCCGCGCCGGACACAGCTGAAGCGGTTCGAATAACGGGCTCCGCGTTCCGCACTCGCGCGGTCCAGGCCCGTATCGGCCTGCTGCCACTGATTGCGCGTGAAAAGCCGCGTGATGCGGTCGTTCAGCGACTTGGGCAGATTGTTTTCTGCCTCAAGCCGCAATTCGGTAATGACGAATTCACGCTCTGCGGGCAGGTGGGTATCGATTTCAGGGTGGCCCTGCATGGCGATCCATTGGCCGACGCCCAGGTCGCGCACTCCACTTTCTGCCTCGAAATATTTGGCTGCGTACTCGTGGTGTTGCATGCGCAAGGTCGCAAGCGCGCTGAAATCCCTGGCGTCGTCCCCCGCATGCGGGGATTCGGCCAGGTAGTCGTCGAGTTTCGCCGCGAACCTGTTACCGAATTCTCCCTGGTCGTGACAGCCAGGTACGGTGATCTCGGATGCCAGCGCACTCTTGTAATCCAGGCTGTGGCGCGTGACCTGGCCCGCGGTCAGGGTGCGCAGGGCGTGCCACGCAGTAATGCTGTCCCGGGCTTCCGTGCCATCGTCGCGATGGTAGCGCACACTACCAGCCGCACTTTGCGACAGCGCCTGGGAGTTGTCGAACAAAACGAGCCGCTGACCGCGAACCACGTCGCCGCGCGTCACCTCGCCCGCATCAAAAAACCAGGCCAGTCCGCGCCGCTTCCAGAGTCGGCGCAGGAATGCCGCGACCGATTCGTTGTATTGCATCGTGAATTCGCGCGGTGGATAAGAGCGCGCCGTCAGCAGTTTGAAGTCGAAGCAATGCGCCAGCACCGGATTGTGCTGTATCCATTCTCGCAGCAAGATATTGGTGATATCGATTTCGCTCGCGTTTCGGAAAATGCGGGTGTTGGTGCTTGCCTCCATTAAGCTCAGTGCGTCGCGGATAACCAGTTGATAGGTGGCCAAGCCACCGTCGCTTTCGCCTTCGGCAGCTTGCGCGACGATACCGCAAATCGAATGCAGCCCGCCGCGGTCGGTGACGAACTGTAGTTCCGCAGCCACGGCATTGAACGACTTGAGTGACAACCCGGCCCGGCTGGCAACGCATAGCAAGCGGTATTCGAATCCGCCGCATATCGCGGAATGCCCTGTCACCCTCTTGACAAGCAGGAGGTCAGTCACAGGCCCTTTCGCGCTGCGCAGGCGCAGGCGGATCGGGCGGTTGGCGTCGGTCAACTCGTGCGGCGATACGTGCATCTGCAGTGAGCGCATGCAAGCTCCGTTGCGTGGACAAGGGATTTGTATCGGGAGGCAAGCTCAGGAGCAGCATGCAACTGCGGTACCGAACTGGCTCGTTAACGATGGAATATTGAAACAATGCGAAGAGATATCATTGATACTCCTCAACATTGGGAACGGACCAGAAAGGGGGCGCCCTGCGATCAGCCTGGGAAACTCTGCCCGTAGATCGAAGTCTGCCGATCGGGCCAGCCGCCCCACCAGCCATCGCGAACTGGTAGGCAAATCGATTGATGTGCCAGTCCAGGCATCAGCCTGGCAGGTCGAACAGCAAGATCTCGGCCTGGTCGGCGCGCTCGAGCTGCACGCGTGCTTCCCTGCTCACCGTTAAGGCATCGCCCGCGCCGAGCCCCACGCCGTTGACCGTGGCGCTGCCCCGGATCACATGGACATAGGCCTGGCGTCCGGTACCGAGGGGGTGTTCCAGTGACGCTTCGCCATCCATGATGGTGGCGTAGATGCTGGCGTCCTGGCGCATCGAGACCGAGCCTTCACGGCCATCGTTCGAGGCGATCAGGCACAGGCGGCCGGTCTTCGATGCCGCGTCGAAGTGCTTTTCCTCGTAGCCTGGCGCCCCGTCGGTGGTGTTCGGCTCGATCCAGATCTGCAGGAAATGCACGAGCTCGTCTTTCGAGTGGTTGAACTCGCTATGCGCCACGCCGCTGCCCGCGCTCATGCGCTGCACGTCGCCATAGCGCAGCACCGAGCCGTTGCCCATGCTGTCCTGGTGCGCAAGCGCGCCGTCGAGCACGTAGGAAATGATCTCCATGTCGCGGTGCCGATGCGGCTCGAAGCCGCGGCCCGGCGCCACACGGTCTTCATTGATCACCCGCAGCGGGCCCACGCCCATGTGGAGCGGGTCCTGGTAGTGACCAAACGAGAAGCTGTGCCGGGACGCGAGCCAGCCCATATCCACGGCGCCGCGTTCTCCGCTTTTACGTAGGTTCAACATGATCAGCTCCTTTGATTTATGCGCTGGCCTCATTATGCGCGCCTGCCGCCGCGCTGGAAATCAGGAGTTGGTGCTTTAATCATCGAGGTCGCCCTGCAAGCGCCCGTGCCGATATAATCGAAGCCCCGCGCCCCATCGACCCAAGGACGACAATGAAAGCACCCACCCGGTTTCTCCGCCTGACCTGCGTACTGCTGCCCCTGCTGCTGCCATCCGGCGCCGCGCTCGCGGATGACGTGGCCATCGTGGCTTGCCGTACGCTGAGCGACACCGGCGCGCGCCTGGCCTGCTACGACGCGATCAAGCTCGGCGCCAGGCCAGCGGCTCCGGCGCTTGCTGCGCCGGAGCCGGGCAGCGCGGCCAATTTCGGCATGGAGACCGTCAAGCGACGCGAAGCGGAGCCGGTGTCGGTCACCAGCACCGTGGTCGGCGATTTCGACGGCTGGGGTCCCGGTACCCAGATCCGCCTGGCCAATGGCCAGGTCTGGCGCATCATCGACGGCAGCGAAGCGGTCCTGCCACGCAAGCGCGACGCCAGGGTGACGATCGAGCGCAACCTGTTCGGGACCTTGTTCCTCAAGGTAGAGGGCTCCAACAGCTCGGCCAAGGTGCGCCGGATGCAGTAAAGCGGGTCGTCCGTGCTTCGTCCGTGCTTCGTCCGTGCTTCATCCTTGCGCTTTCGTCGCCTGTCGCTTCCGGATAGCGCGGCGCGACACTAGTTCCTAAACTGTCTCCAGTACTTCATGGCTAAGAACATGGCAGAGCATCTGATGAGCAGCAACACCGCCGGGCGCTTCGCCCGCTTCAGGCAGGCGACTGCCGCCGACATTCCCGCGATGTCGGCCATTCGCCTGTCCGTCACCGAAAACGTGCTGTCGGACCCGAGCCGCGTCACCCTCGCCATGTACCACGCTTATCTCGATGCCGACGGGCGTGGATGGGTGGCCGAGGTCGACGGCGAAGTGGTCGCCTTCAGCTATGCCGACCGCCACGCGGGCTCGATCTGGGCCTTGTTCGTGCGTGGCGACCACGAGGGACAGGGCCTGGCGCAGGGCTTGCTGTCACTGGCTAGCAGCTGGCTGTTTGCGCAGGGCCACCCGTGCATCACGCTCAGCACCGGTAGCGGCACCCGCGCCGACCGCTTCTATGCCAGGCAAGGCTGGCAACGCCATCGGCTCGACGCCGCCGAGGTGCACTACCGGCTGGCACACGACAGCCCGGCGGCAAGCCGTGCATGCCTTGACGCCGCCGGCCTCATCGCGCATGCTATTTAGTTAATAACGTCTGCTTCGTCCATGAGGCTTGCACGGCAGCGCGCGCGGGCGCCCAGTCATCCACTGGCCGGCCGGTGCGCCGCCGTCAATAGCGCAGGCGTGCCTTGCTAATTGCCATCGACAGGACGACCGCATGACACCGAAC
Above is a genomic segment from Massilia sp. H6 containing:
- a CDS encoding type VI secretion system Vgr family protein, whose translation is MRSLQMHVSPHELTDANRPIRLRLRSAKGPVTDLLLVKRVTGHSAICGGFEYRLLCVASRAGLSLKSFNAVAAELQFVTDRGGLHSICGIVAQAAEGESDGGLATYQLVIRDALSLMEASTNTRIFRNASEIDITNILLREWIQHNPVLAHCFDFKLLTARSYPPREFTMQYNESVAAFLRRLWKRRGLAWFFDAGEVTRGDVVRGQRLVLFDNSQALSQSAAGSVRYHRDDGTEARDSITAWHALRTLTAGQVTRHSLDYKSALASEITVPGCHDQGEFGNRFAAKLDDYLAESPHAGDDARDFSALATLRMQHHEYAAKYFEAESGVRDLGVGQWIAMQGHPEIDTHLPAEREFVITELRLEAENNLPKSLNDRITRLFTRNQWQQADTGLDRASAERGARYSNRFSCVRRGIPIVPLFDPAIDLPPTQIQSVFVVAPGDDEIHCDRQGRVKVRFPASRPSGHAHGQGAGALDSANDSAWIRVASSWAGGHYGTISLPRAGEECLVSFLGGDPDRPVITGRVHGCRTPPPDFSHAGGLPGNRFLSGIKSREVKGQRCNQLRMDDTPGQISAQLASEHGHSQLNLGHLRHPRHDGVGAARGEGAELRSDEHVAVRAAKGMLLTAWQRLNAVDGQLARAEFLSLMEQCLEQCQNLGNHAAQHQGALLDAEPLGQLKSRLEQWENGSNTAPEGQGGGAAVIGITAPDGISFATPKALVSFAGTNVDTVAQQHIQLSAGQRLHLHAGQGVSMFSHHGGIRAIAHHGKFLLQSQHDDTELNSAKNVKVTATDGKIVLMAKEIQFITEDGSFIKIGDGISLGTKGDIKQQAARFPLDGPATMTAELPTFDSGAPDQKFVLKYGAHGDDPVAAANRRFEIEMSDGSTLKGMSDAEGKTELLARDAMHIANIRILSDEQ
- a CDS encoding GNAT family N-acetyltransferase produces the protein MAEHLMSSNTAGRFARFRQATAADIPAMSAIRLSVTENVLSDPSRVTLAMYHAYLDADGRGWVAEVDGEVVAFSYADRHAGSIWALFVRGDHEGQGLAQGLLSLASSWLFAQGHPCITLSTGSGTRADRFYARQGWQRHRLDAAEVHYRLAHDSPAASRACLDAAGLIAHAI
- a CDS encoding DUF3274 domain-containing protein is translated as MLYPREPYCIGQDASVLQCARKSDKKVDIKPDLPCNVIVVHGVNDVGTSYGAVEEGLCAGLDIRLHGKPGRFVPGTYRLPTDKDKDVLEKDPDAVFFKRTTQLATHSPVIPFYWGYRETFKDAGTRNGQRTDRYGNRLDLDLAKGGGPFANATSTLPDMWNRGICSPVDVGGDPVRPVYSAPGRMYMVLAARRLAALIAMIRDYDANDVVNVVAHSQGCLVSLLAQAFLLDDAQRPADTLILTHPPYSLEEEAGYLVGVSEMFKSGTDAAMQGQYDVLKSRQSFDARLRTLANIVKGVAAKKHTAPAFTALTDQGKHHGMVGARWRAGSDRDNRGKVYLYFCPEDMTVALDNMKGIGWQGVPDFMRGTALSKNDPGTRRSVWGGASRQFKTEQQDRRPLEELGRQFYQRVFTGKQRHDPATKTVGPVLVGQAPHDFALRIEDEDDHAHVAGANRTLRANHPEVAWPPKPATSHAAQSDPARREGIRSINGEALRVPVAADLRGRGQVDPRNIPKTSKQSRTPTRDQGPCEAVDPIDAAIAITSGKGLNIMHEECPDPSGTTRRSDDFEVLSQADCKRIEERYNRERKLDGHGPEGRRKVLAATRLSNGKVMAQIQESPNEARKRWQHEVSPKSFHGSIFGSAANHRNVTAYDLAIGGGLASSDPKFYAYLCAVADWRLQSNKTATKRPSILRWEVFIAKFGAYWKVEKPDREALLKGSSAYYSSGILPACIPGLQAGLPTSVVCETLAGDRMTASPPTAADAGIAKKEGR
- a CDS encoding pirin family protein — its product is MLNLRKSGERGAVDMGWLASRHSFSFGHYQDPLHMGVGPLRVINEDRVAPGRGFEPHRHRDMEIISYVLDGALAHQDSMGNGSVLRYGDVQRMSAGSGVAHSEFNHSKDELVHFLQIWIEPNTTDGAPGYEEKHFDAASKTGRLCLIASNDGREGSVSMRQDASIYATIMDGEASLEHPLGTGRQAYVHVIRGSATVNGVGLGAGDALTVSREARVQLERADQAEILLFDLPG